The genomic window TAATCCAGTTGGATCTTTTATCTGCTTTGTACTAGGTTGTATACTTGTAATTCTACTGGTAAATTTGAATAAGGATTTAACCATAATCAACTCTAACCCTTTTCTTTAGTTAACCCCTACCCTACTGAACCCTTTAAATTGGACTCCTCCTCCCCTTCCTTTCTCATCAACCTTGGCTTTGGCGCTCAATTTCAACTTTGAAAACTCCAATTCACTTCTCACtcgttttcttttcctttcatttcttttgcTTCTTTTTACAACACCAAAAGCGATTGTTTCGGAGACATACTGGATAACACTGCAAAACAAAAGTCTTACTGTatttctttattgtcactttgttTTTAGAAAGAACAAGATATGGCGGCAAACGGAACCGGATTGCCAATGGCAAGGAAGCCGTTGGCGAAGATTGTTACGGATGATAAGCAGGGAAACGGGATGTGTCACGATGATAGTGCAAAAGGCGTTAAGGCTCAGACTATTGATGAGCTTCACTTTTTGCAAAAGAAGAGATCTGCGCCAACTACGCCTCTCGAAGGGAACCAGGGTGCCTTCGCTAGCTTGCCCGACGACGAGCGCCGCAGGCAGCAGCTTCAGTCCATCAGGTACTCATGCAACTGCTCTCCAAcacttaaattattttcttatcaTCCTAAAGAATTAAGATggttatttaaaaaatagtagtaatatgAAGATCATCTTAGGGGGACACACAGCGATCAgtgattttgtttttaattgagtttttaaacAGTGCATCTTTGGCGTCGCTGACGAGAGGGACAGGCCCCAAGGTGGTAAGGGGAGATCCAGCAGCGAAGAGTAGTCAAGCGGTGGAGCATGTGGCGCACCGCCACCACCACCACGTGGAAGCACCCGCCATCAGCGTCAGTGACGACAGTTCTTTGAAATTCACCCATGTTTTATACAACCTCTCCCCTGCAGGTATACATAACATCACATGATAAAGTAACATAAcgttatgtaaaaaaaaaatgggtATTGTTTGTGTGCAGAGTTGTACGAGCAGGCTGTAAAGTATGAGAAAGGGTCTTTTATCACGTCGTCAGGTGCATTAGCCACCTTGTCAGGAGCCAAGACGGGGCGGTCTCCGAGAGATAAGAGGGTTGTTATGGATGACACCACCCAAAATGAGCTTTGGTGGGGAAGGTAAGTGTATGTATAACTGTAATGAATTATAGAAAAATTGAAGGAACAATTGAGGGGAATTGCATGGCAGGGGCTCACCCAACATTGAGATGGACGAGCATACCTTTCTTGTTAACAGGGAAAGAGCTGTTGATTACTTGAATTCCCTCGACAAggtcaacttttttttttcttttaaaactttatttcatttaataataataactgtAATGAAATCTGATTGATGGTAATTGGATGTATATGATTATCCAGGTTTTTGTGAATGATCAATTCCTAAACTGGGATCCACAGAACAGAATTAAAGTACGGATTGTCTCTGCTAGAGCTTATCATTCATTGTTCATGCACAACATGTAAGTAAAAgctaagaaatttaaaaaatatatgtgcaTCATTTGTTGAGTTCTATGATTCAAATAGAAGAACCCCATGGaggaattaagatagaaaaggtTGGTAAAAGCTCTAGTGTAGAAATGGATGAATTGTGGGGTGGTTGGCAGGTGTATCCGACCCACTGATGAAGAGCTGGAGAATTTCGGTACTCCGGACTTCACCATATACAACGCCGGACAGTTCCCTTGTAATCGTTATACACACTACATGACATCTTCCACTAGCATAGACCTTAATCTTGCTAGGAAGGAAATGGTCATCCTTGGCACTCAATATGCCGGGGAGATGAAGAAGGGTCTTTTCAGTGTCATGCATTATCTCATGCCTAAGCGTCAAATCCTCTCCTTGCATTCTGGCTGCAATATGGGAATAGATGGAGATGTTGCCCTCTTCTTCGGACTGTCAGGTATGTAGTGTCATCGGTTCAAGGTCTTAGTCCTTACTTTGTTCTTGAAGCCTTAATAAACTTGTTTTGGAAGAAAAGGATTTAAGTCACTCATGTGTTTAGTTGGATAACTTTCTTAATAGGTACTGGCAAGACTACGCTGTCTACTGATCACAACCGGTATCTGATCGGAGATGATGAGCACTGTTGGAGTGACTATGGCGTGTCAAACATTGAAGGAGGTTGCTATGCCAAGTGCATTGATCTTTCCAGGGAGAAGGAGCCTGATATCTGGAACGCCATTAAGTTTGGCACTGGTGAAAATTCTTTGTGCTCTTTTTTTTCCAGGCTATGTTTTACTGGAATACAGTTGTGGTGCTTGGTTTCATTCTTTTAATTCCTTTGTTTCTGCAGTTTTGGAAAATGTAGTGTTTGATGAACATATAAGAGAGGTTGAGTACGGGGATAAATCGGTTACaggtatatatattatgaacaATTTGGgagtgaaaaaaagaaaattcctTGATGTCAAACAATTTGGCAGGGAAATCATTTTTACACATCATATTACAACCATTTCCATTTCTTGCAGAGAACACTCGAGCAGCATATCCTATCGAATACATTCCCAATGCCAAGTTACCGTGCATTGGACCACACCCAAAGAATGTCATCCTTTTGGCATGCGATGCCTTCGGTGTCCTTCCGCCTGTGAGCAAGCTGAACCTGGCACAAACCATGTACCATTTCATTAGTGGCTACACCGCTCTGGTACGTTTCCATGCCCAACTAAAAAAGGCTTGAAGCCCCTGAACTTGTCTGATGATGATGCATAACCATATAGGTGGCTGGCACAGAAGATGGTATTAAGGAGCCGACAGCTACATTCTCAGCTTGCTTTGGGGCAGCATTTATCATGTTGCATCCTACAAAGTATGCAGCCATGCTTGCTGAGAAAATGCAAAAGCATGGAGCAACAGGATGGCTTGTCAACACCGGCTGGTCTGGTGGAAGGTAAATTGCTTTTTATTGGAAACCCTTTTTTGGGATAACATCCAACACTAATTCCTGGAACTGTTGATTTTCTTTTACAGCTATGGCTCTGGAAACCGTATCAAATTAGCCTACACCCGAAAAATCATCGATGCTATTCACTCCGGTAGCCTCTTGAATGCAACTTATGAGAAAATCGATGTGTTCGGGCTAGAGATCCCCACTGAGATCGAGGGAGTGCCTTCGGAAATCCTGCGTCCAGAGAACACTGTAAGCTATATCCGTTCTTCAACCTTGTAGAGCATAATGTTGGCCCTACCTTATTCTTTATTAGTGATGATAGCTTGAATTGTCTCTGAATGCTGATGTATTTTGATTCATGGATTGCAGTGGGGTGACAAGAAGGCATACAAAAACACATTGTTGAAATTAGGTTGTCTGTTCAAGAACAACTTTGAGACCTTCACAAATTACAAGATTGGCAAGGACACCAAGCTGACTCAAGAGATCTTAGCAGCCGGTCCAAACTTTTAATTCAAGAACCAATAACGTTGCGAATAAACTGATGGAAAGTGACACAAATAAGGGTTTTTGTTTGCAATATTAAATGTAGTCCTGAGTTTAATTCTTATGTAAAATGGTTTCTTTACATGTGGAACTAAAAGCTTGAATATAAGTCACATCTTAATAATAATAGTTCAATTTACtatgatatttataattaaagATTAGTGGtatttactctttcataattttaatgcaaaattttttaaaaatcatgaaaattaattttaagaagGAAACAGAAAAAAACAGAGAACAGAAAAGCAAACGTTGCGTGGTGGGTGTCAAGTAGAGCTTGATTGCGTAACCAACGAAACGAAAAGAGATGTAAACGTcaatcaattattttaatttaatttttaataataataaaaaaagaatgtAAAACTATAAATATAGAAGCCATTATTTTTACGATGCCATTGTGTTACTACCGTCAGCATCtccaaaagaagagaaaaaggcaGGTTTTTGCTGCTCCGCCAGAAGAAATGGGTCTTTCTTCCTCTTCCATTACCAAGGATCCTCCTGCTACTCCTTCCTGGTTCACTCCCGAGAGGTATTCTtcctttgtttaaaaaaaaaaaatctttattaaACTGTTTTATCCGGAAATTATGCTTGTTCTTCAATTTAGCTGAATTCAATTGCTTGTTAAGGCTGATTCTGAATGCAGTTTGGGTTTATGAAAGAAGAGTTAGGTCTAGGTTGAACTTCTTTCAGttgtctcttttatttttttgttttaatagaGATGTTAATTCctgatttatattattattattattattattttgcaggTTATTGATTCTATTTTGTGTAATTAACATGATAAATTATGTTGATCAAGGAGTAATAGCGAGTAATGGTGTGAATGGGAGTATTAGGACTTGTGATGACAAGGGAATTTGCACATCTGGTAGTGGAATTCAGTAAGATTTCACTTaacattgtttgtttgttttgctGCGCACATTCAGCTTTCGTAAGATCTTGTTTATTGCTTAGTATTTGTTTTAATTGTCTTGCTGAAAGATGTTTGCTTGCAGGGGGGAGTTTGACTTGACTAACTTTCAAGATGGTCTCTTATCATCTGCATTCATGGTCGGACTTCTTGTGGCGTCCCCAATATTTGCCTCTTTAACAAAGAGGTGAATTACCTTTCATGGTTCTTTTCATTCTgtacctttaaaaattttcaaaaatttcaaactgGCATTTTTGTTAGTAGCACTGCGATGTTAAATACTACTTAAATCTTATTGTTTTGATTGTTTAGCTACCGTTGTATTTTTGGCTGTTAATTACATGTCAATTTGGTTGATAATGTTAGTTGATTTATATGATTTCAGCCACCATCCTTTTAGGCTTATTGGAGTTGGATTATCTGTTTGGACCTTAGCTGCAGCTGGATGTGGTAGTGCATTTTCCTTTTGGTTTATTGCAATATGCCGCATGTAAGTGTAGCATTCTCAATACACTCTGGGAATTGGTTGTAGTTCAATCTTACTaaactagtttcttatgctacattgtaccttttttttttgtttgtgtgTGTTTGTTTTTTAATTGTTGCTCTGTCTTTGATGTTTTAGGTTGGTTGGTGTTGGGGAAGCTTCCTTCATAAGTCTTGCAGCTCCATTTATTGACGACAGTGCTCCCGTTTCTCAggttcatttattttatttattctttaactTCAGAACTATATCTTCATGCCCGGACTACACGATCATGATAATCCACTGTAATACTCCAGAAAACAGCCTGGCTTGCGATGTTTTATATCTGCATACCTACAGGAATTGCTGTTGGATATGTTTATGGTGGATTTGTAAGTTTGTATAtcccttccttttttttctcaCTAACTATAACTGTTGCTTTTACGTTGAGGAAGTGATTCCTAGACCATATCACTTGGTGGTTCCCTCTGTATTGTCTAGATAGTCTGCAGGATGCTTGATGATTAATCATAAACTGTCTGCTTATCATATAGGTTGGGAGCCAGTTTAACTGGCGCTATGCTTTCTGGGGAGAGGCATTATTAATGCTTCCATTCGCGGTTTTTGGCTTTGCGTTTGAACCATTACAGTTGAAAGGTATTTGTTTATATGCGTCGTCTGCATTCCAGAGTTTTATGTCTTAttatctcacaacaatttaagtGTTGAACATCTGCATTACTGAACTTTAAATAATAAGTTTCTGTCCTGTTGGATCAAAGAAAGTGTTTAAATTTATTGAGACAGTTTCTTCTGTAATTGATGGTACATGTTCCTTATCATTCTTCTTTTTGTATCAACTGGTTCCACTATTTAGTGACAAGTTGCTTGCAATAGTGGGGTGAGAAACACATGCTATGCGTGTATGTCACAGtaaatatttgaatatgaatGGACAGACTAGAAAGGAAGTCTTAGGTCCTCCCTTTAACAAGTAAAAGAGCTTGTTTTTAGCAAAATCAGACAAATTGAAAGAGAACTAAAAAGGGAAGCATTTTTCAGATAAAATAGATTAAATCAAAGAACTTCTGTGACTGTTTAACTCCTAATGTTCTTGCATAATCTTTTTATTCATATCATCCAAAGAAACTTAAGGTTTTTATACTCTAGTTCCAACACCTGTAGTTTGTTGTTCCCATAAATGTCATTTCACTTGTGACTAAATATTTAAACCACCTTCTAGCATGTATAATCACTAATGCAAATATGGTGATCATTAGGGCGTGCATGTAATTTGGTTGGTTTAACTTGTTGCTAACTGAAATCAAGCAGAATGTAGTTGATTTTGATTTAAACTGAAACAAAAGGGTGGGTTTCTAAACCTAAACAGAACTCAACTAAAACTTATGGTTTCAGTCAAAATTAGACCAGAAAATTTTCACATACACATTACTTAGAatcgaacaaaaaaaaaaaaaaagaagaagcaaaatgaTTCATAAGTTTGTTTCTTGTAATAAGCTGGCCTACCAGCAGTTAAGTTTCCTTTTTTTCTCTAAGGAACTCATGTTATTTTAAGTCTAGCCTATCATAGTTGCAGATTCAGAGGCATCAAAATTACATGATCATATTTTGGTTGGAGCTGACAGTATGAGTGTAGATGAATTCAAGAAAACTTCAAAGTGAGTTGTTAAGTCCTGCTTTCTATTGCAACAGCATTCCTTATAATGGTGCAAGCTGGTTCCAAATAATGTTTACTCACAAACCTTTATTCGCAATCAGAAATTTTACAAAAGAAATTAGAGAAGAGTCATCAAAGAAGAAAGATTAAAGGAACTATAATTAGGTAGTAAGGCTTTAGGATTCTAGTTGCATGAAGAATGTTGGACACATTTGGGTCACCATCCTTCTCCATACGGTACCCAACAGGAACAATAGGCCTCTAGTCAGAAAGTGGGAAATGTGGGAATTACAGCTATGACTTGGGAGATAATGAAAATCTGAGCACATGTAAAATGCAGGCTGCAGGAAATAGGCTGATTGATGTAGTTTTGAAAGTGGTTTATGTGGCTTTGGTTGAAACAACTATATTGCATCCTGTAAAAACACAcataaaataagattaattttaTGGATGTATAAAAACTTTCTCTATatgttaataatatttatgattcATTCCATTCCATATCATGATTAAGGACTGAAACATTTCTTTGGCAGGTCAGTAAACATTCACAATATCTTGAATCAATTTTCTCAGTTTGCAAAAGATATGAAAGCGCTTTTGGTGGACAAAGTTTATGCTGtaaatatttttggtatttttcttgGCACCCTTAACATCTATTTCAGAAATGCTCTTAGAAAACAAAATCCAATAAGATGCTACATGAGTTTTTCTTTTTCGGTCACGATTTTTCTCTTGGATATTTCCAAGACAATCTATAAAAtatgtgatttttattttcttattaattcTTTGTAGCTAAGTTTGTTTCATGTGTGATTGTTTTGGCTTGTAAAGAATGACTACTAACATTTTCTCCAGCAGGTTACATAGCATACAACTTCATCATTGGAGCATACTCATATTGGGGGCCAAAGGCTGgttataatatttatcatatggTACAATTTCTGACGAATTACATGCACTATGTTTTCTATCAAAATCTTTTCCTGTTAGAATTTTCTTTTCGGCATCACAATGAATCATATGAACTGTTTCTGACAACTTACTTGCCTTCTATAGAAAACTCTTAGGATTTTCTTTTTGAGACCATAAAGAATTATTATTCCCTACTGTTCGGTGCTGTAATCATTTTAGTTGTGATTTTTGCAGGAGAATGCAGATATGATGTTTGGAGGGATTACAATTGTTTGTGGGATTTTAGTAACATTATCTGGTGGCTTCATACTAGATCGCTTGAGTGCTTCGATATATAAAGCTTTTATTGTGAGTTTTATTTCTCCTTGATGATGTTGTATGTGAATGGTATtttctaacttgcttatttggaaCAAAAAGATCCATTCACTTCCTTTCGTTTGGATATGACAAAGTAAGTCAATAAAGTGTAAGTTTTggagaaattaattaaaaactaagtGTTATTCTTTGTTATTTTGCCTAATACAACCTctgattaataataaataacagaTGGATATAGAATTTTGGTAATGTAAAATTACCTCTTTCACTATTACTTATTTAAATCCAGACTACTAAAGAAAAATTGCaaccagaaaaagaaaaggaggaaAAACATGATAGTGACTTTAACTGGTAAAGAGACAGACAAACTAATGTTTGTGATTTCCATAGTTGAAACTAACAATCAGCTATGAATTTTAGTCTGAAATTTGTCTCATTTTTGCTTTCTGTTTATAACATTATTTATGGCTTACTTTCTTCTAAAACAGCTTCTTTCTGGGGCAACGTGTCTGGGTGCAATATTTTGCTTTCTTGCCTTCTGTCTCAGGAGCTTGTATGGTTTCATAGTTTTTTTCGCATTGggtgaaattttttgtttttgcaaCACAGGTAAAATAGAAAATTGGAGTGTGTTAgatttatgatattatttttctccaaattattATGTACTTGTATTTCTTGAGATGTAGTAACTCTCTGCCCCTTTTTCAACTAGCTTCATTCAGTAAAAGATACAAAAGGGGGATTTAATTGGAAGTTATGCCTTGAGTTTTACCAACTTGCTTCACTGCAGCTATAGCATATTTTGTGGAAGTTGAactacattttttatttaataatagaaagaGCTTTTCTGATCCATTATTGTCTCTTTAGTGAATACATTGACGCTTGAGCAATATTTTTCGATTTTGGACTAATATTATCTTGAAATATTTATCCAATTCTACTATATTAATGGTGTTACTTTCTCATCATACATTGATTTTCCAGGCTCCAGTGAATTACGTGAGTCTCCATTGTGTCAAACCAAGTTTGAGACCATTATCTATGGCCATCTCTACCGTCTCAATTCACATCTTTGGTGATGTGCCTTCCTCACCACTTATGGGGGTCCTCCAGgtgcttttttaaaaatatatatatgagcttGCACAGTCACATGTGTTTTGATGTGGTAGATGTTTATTTACATCGATATGCTGTTTCAtgtattttgctttgaaaaaagtTTTCCTGCTAACTTTGAACACAATTTCCAAAATCTTTCAGCTTTTAAAATGTTCTTAATTCTAAACGTAATTTTCAATCGATTAGAATGCAGTATGCTTTGCAGTTGTCCTTCAAATTTTTGGGAAACAAAATTCACAATATCTCGTCTATCCATATTACTTAAACTTGGGTGTTTTAGACTCAGGTATGCGTGTACAATATGaatattttcaaatttctttttcttaagatttccatgtatttggagggtcTTTGGAGGATTATATCCTCGTACTCATGTCTGGATATGTATCAAATATAGATGTCTGACATGGATACTTCAAGAAAGATGAAGAGTCATAGCAATATAGCTCGCTATTTTCGAAAAATACTATCAACTACTAAAAAGTTTTAGGTTGAAAAATTGATTCTTGGATCTTGCATAGATTTCAAtgttgaataaatttataaatgaaatcATAGCAAGTTAGTGAAGTATGAAAATGAAACTATATATAGATTCTGGAAAATTAATTTGCCCATTTCTAATGGATTTTTTTGTTGTGTTAAATGGCAAACCCTTTATCTTTGCCTTATTACCTACCTTTTATCTCTATTTAAAGCATGTCTAACAATCACTTTAGGAGAACTGGATGCAGGAACTTGAACATACTTCATTTTCTTTCAGTTTCAATTAAGGCTCTTATGAACCATGAAATGTCTATAAAtctatctatgtatatatatattttttagagcCTTGTTTGTGACTGGCGATGATGTTTTGGAGCAGGATAATATTAACAATTGGAGGGCAAGTGCACTTATTTTGACTTCTATTCTCTTTCTTGCTGCTGGGATTTGGTTTATAGGTGAGTAATTATAAGTTCTTCACATTGTTTCTGGAAGATCtgatgatatatatacatatatatatttctttttttgagGTAGTGAAACCTCCTTTAAGCATGCAAATATACTCAAAGCTACCAACGATGCAGGACTCGTCCAAGTGATACTGATTAATAATATGTTCGTAtttgtttataaaaataaaaaaggacttgTGATTTGTTTGTCAAGATATCGGAGAACATTTTATCTTGAGAAATAAAGCATGATGCAGCTATATTTCCTTTACCGAAACATGATAGCCTGATAAAAACCCTGAACTTTTCCGATATCTTTGTTACTTTAAAAAAGACTATTATTGTTTCTCTTTGGCAGGTGTTTCTCTACATAGTGACGATGCATCTAATGACAGAAGTGAAAGTCAAGTCTGTACAGTCACAGTAGACAATGGAACACCATTGCTTTATGGAAATGGGGATGAAAGTTCTTACGAAGCCTAAGTTCAGACCTAAATGCAGGCTATCagatgtaaatatatatattgttgcaACTGTTATTTTTCCCAGTTGTAAGAAGGTTGCAGATTTATTTAGGTTAGTTTGTCTTCATGCAGTCTCTGCAATCAGTAATGGGAGCAAAATGACAGATTTTGGTTGCATCCCCCAATGTACAAAGGCATTCTGCATTCGTGACGGTGAGATCGCGTGTAATGAATCATGTGAAGATAAACTTTCAATATAGGTCGATCTCTGGGAAGGtacagagaaaaagaaagagatgatACCGAAGGTATTTGATGTTGTGGAACTTACTGCATCAACTAATATCTTTGTCACATGCACATTATTTGCAGATTGTATTGTGAATGGTATTTAGATTGGAGCTTCAAAATTTGATCAACCTCATTTGCTTTGTTGGTTGAAGTAATGGCTGCAATTCAAGGAAGACTGCTGTCTTCTTCTTTTTAGTGTTTCAGTTTGATATCTGACTAAACTTGCTGAAAATTCCATTTTAATTtcctaaaagagaaaaaaaggacCTTTTTTCCTCATTGGAAATGAACTTAATTCTGGCAGGAAAAAAAAATCCGACTATTTCTTCAATGTCTATAACTTATTTGTTTCATTCCCCCCCCCCCTATGGGGGTCTTAATTATCTATTAACTAGCATTGATCACCCCGCCAATGCTTGGGtcttggtttttatttatttaataataaaagtttaatttaattatattaaatcataattattcattaaaatttgtgttaagtataaaaaaattaatttagaataatTGTTTTAATTAGGTACAATTCGTAAATAGATACATAAGCTGATATGTAAACCTAAATAtttaaatacattatttaaaaaaaaatcttgataAAGTTAAATACCATACTATAAAAAGAGTGACAATGTGGATTtgagattttaaatttattaaaattaatataataataaagtattttattttttatttttttgctaatTACTGAGATATCTTTAAATGTCTActtatttcaagttttttattaatttggtgtCATGAGTTAACCAAATATTAACTcattatgaaattaataaaatatcctctcatatacaaattatattatatttttatatggtgttttttctttttacataataaatcaataaaaattgatcATAAAGTGAATTGaacttaaaatattaaacaattaattttatcattgatttttattcaaattttttataaatatatttactatAATTTTTCATCCAGATTATGATGTGCTATAAATATAGtattatttgaaagaaaaaatgtTTAAGTAATGAATCTTTCTCTAAATTGAATGTTAAGAGTTAAACCAGAATGTAGAAATTTGTAGAAACAAGGTTGAGAGgaagaaaagaagagagagaGAACTTAGAGGAGGAGAGGAAACTGTATAAAAATTGTACTGCTCGTTATTCTCCTTACATCCAGACaatatttaaaaggaaataaaacaaaCAATTGACAACTGTCCTGCCAAAATAACTAATCGTCAGTTACTTAAAAGATTAAAACGCATCGTTTTCATTAAGGTCGAAACGCTCCGTTTTGCTCCAAGCCAAATACGcattgttttattttgttcagATTTTAGCTCATATAAACCACTCCCTTCCTGCAAAATATCCTTGTCCTTAAGGATTAAAATGAGGAAACTTGTTCTTGATCTGGTCAAAAGACTCCCAAGTTGCATCTTTTGAAAATGAGTTTGCCCATTTCACCAGGATTTTCGTGACTAAGTTATGGCCTCTCTTCACAATAAGTCTGTCCAACACTCGAATTGGTTCCTTAGTCCAAACTCCCTCAGCATCAATGACAGGTAAGGCTGCCTCAACTGGTGCGGACCCAACGTGCTTCTTAAGATGAGACACACGAAACGTGGGGTGTACTCTCAAACCAGAAGGAAGCTGAAGTCTGTAAGCTACCTTCCCTACTCGGGCTTCAACTGGGAAGGGTCCAAAGTACTTGGGGGAAAGTTTTTGATTGAGTATTTTTCTGAGTGCTGCCTATACGGCTGAAATCTCAAGTAGACCAAATCACTTGCCTTGAACTCTCTATCACTTCTATGCTTATCTGCTTGTTGTTTCATTTGATTCTGAGCTCGCTTCAAATGGAATTGGAGCATTTTTCGGGCTGCCTCTCTCTATTGTAGGTTTCGGTCCACATTAGGCACCAAGGAAGAATCAGCTAAGTAGGGAACGTGGTGAGGAAGAGGTTGGCCATACAAGGCCCCGTAGGGTATAGTGTCAACGACTGAGTGGTGAGTGGAATTATACCACCATTCTGCCATTGGAAGCCAATTCACCCATACATTCGGAT from Gossypium hirsutum isolate 1008001.06 chromosome D12, Gossypium_hirsutum_v2.1, whole genome shotgun sequence includes these protein-coding regions:
- the LOC107945321 gene encoding phosphoenolpyruvate carboxykinase (ATP) 1; translation: MAANGTGLPMARKPLAKIVTDDKQGNGMCHDDSAKGVKAQTIDELHFLQKKRSAPTTPLEGNQGAFASLPDDERRRQQLQSISASLASLTRGTGPKVVRGDPAAKSSQAVEHVAHRHHHHVEAPAISVSDDSSLKFTHVLYNLSPAELYEQAVKYEKGSFITSSGALATLSGAKTGRSPRDKRVVMDDTTQNELWWGRGSPNIEMDEHTFLVNRERAVDYLNSLDKVFVNDQFLNWDPQNRIKVRIVSARAYHSLFMHNMCIRPTDEELENFGTPDFTIYNAGQFPCNRYTHYMTSSTSIDLNLARKEMVILGTQYAGEMKKGLFSVMHYLMPKRQILSLHSGCNMGIDGDVALFFGLSGTGKTTLSTDHNRYLIGDDEHCWSDYGVSNIEGGCYAKCIDLSREKEPDIWNAIKFGTVLENVVFDEHIREVEYGDKSVTENTRAAYPIEYIPNAKLPCIGPHPKNVILLACDAFGVLPPVSKLNLAQTMYHFISGYTALVAGTEDGIKEPTATFSACFGAAFIMLHPTKYAAMLAEKMQKHGATGWLVNTGWSGGSYGSGNRIKLAYTRKIIDAIHSGSLLNATYEKIDVFGLEIPTEIEGVPSEILRPENTWGDKKAYKNTLLKLGCLFKNNFETFTNYKIGKDTKLTQEILAAGPNF